CTTGAGCGACATTACCGCGATCTGGTCGGTCATCCCGGTCTCTTCGACGATCCGGGCCACACGACCTTCCAGGTCGGAGTTGTGGCCGTAGTATTTCAGTTCGATCATCACCTTCGACTTTCCACGGGCCGCCAGAAGCACGGCGCGCAGCGTCGGCGTGCGTTCGGCCGAATACGCCGGATCAAAGGAGCTGCCGATATCGATGTGAGCGAGATCGGCCATCGTCGCGTTCCAGATTTTCAAATCGACCCCGGCGGACTTCATGAAGTCGCTGTCGTGAGCGACGATCACCTCGCCGTCCGCCGTTTCCTGCACGTCGATCTCGATCCAGTCGGCACCATCTTCAATCGCCTTCACGACGGCCGACATGGTGTTCTCCGGTCGGGTGCCTGCCGCGCCTCGATGCGCGATGATCTCGACTGTTTGTGACGAACCGAGCTGGTTGAGAACATGATCCGAGAGAATGAGCCCGGCAATGACGCAGGCCGATGCCAGCGCAAGAACAGCCCAGAGCGGCACTCGGCGGCCGGCGCGAGGGTCATCAGCCGTGGTCGCAGGGAAAGGTTCCTCTTGTGTCACATCCCGGAATTCAGACAGCAGGATGCGCGCCAGGGCACCGTTCGACAGCGCGGAGACGAATGCATTTGCCAGACCCCAGACCAGCACGAGGACGAGCGTCACTCCGGCAATCAGCCGCAGATTGTCACCCAAAAGAGAGGGGGCCTGACCGATCGCGGCGCCGAACAATGCCGCGACGATTATGCCCAAAAGGATCCGGCATGCGAGCCAGACAACGACCTGCCAAAAAAGCTGTGCTTTCCGTCCCGCCAGAAGTGCTGCACTTTCCCGGAATGCGGCTGTGGGTCGCGTGCCTCGCCCCACGACGAGTTGTAACGCGAAGGACCAGCCGGTCAGCCGCGACAAGAGGATCAAACACATAAGTATTGCAAGCGCCGCAATCAGGGCGGCCGCAAGCAGAGCCTCAGGTGGACGGTAAGTGAGGTAGTAGTTGATGTC
This genomic stretch from Nordella sp. HKS 07 harbors:
- a CDS encoding glycerophosphodiester phosphodiesterase family protein, which translates into the protein MNVRSDQGDQASGVVDKAVVVLSKVATHFRVAFAYLLPFTATHLTVRLAASALFVPLIGLLLGAVVGFSGRSAVTDQDIARLVLTPAGACIALAAISIGIAAAVLDVVVMMHTLAIREMRVLPAVRRGLAFVVPRFPRVLRFSLGLLLRVLGIALPFILAMAAIAYWLLRDYDINYYLTYRPPEALLAAALIAALAILMCLILLSRLTGWSFALQLVVGRGTRPTAAFRESAALLAGRKAQLFWQVVVWLACRILLGIIVAALFGAAIGQAPSLLGDNLRLIAGVTLVLVLVWGLANAFVSALSNGALARILLSEFRDVTQEEPFPATTADDPRAGRRVPLWAVLALASACVIAGLILSDHVLNQLGSSQTVEIIAHRGAAGTRPENTMSAVVKAIEDGADWIEIDVQETADGEVIVAHDSDFMKSAGVDLKIWNATMADLAHIDIGSSFDPAYSAERTPTLRAVLLAARGKSKVMIELKYYGHNSDLEGRVARIVEETGMTDQIAVMSLKIAMVEKMRGLRPGWRTGILAARAIGDLSALDTNYIAINTGQISIDLIKRIKAEGKQLYVWTVDDPVTMSRMISMGVDGLITNQPALARQVMERRNALSAPERLLLWLADSFGIGSFRLVADEDDA